One part of the Acidobacteriota bacterium genome encodes these proteins:
- a CDS encoding VCBS repeat-containing protein, which yields MRRLKWGVCSAFILGFVGLQLYSTDVISGQAGSLSAPTGVTATDNIYSNKVGISWDTIRGATNYRIFRNTTNNSGSATDIGTTPENTFFDIGAPPNTTFFYWVRAENSTTTSAMSSSDQGVRTGTQQQGPIPALEPPPVPPGNPATAAKTYLGKVLFWDEQLSSTRTVSCGTCHHAANGGTDPRSVPATSTSTHPGVDNILGTPDDVRGSAGVPSSNPDGTYVSLPIYGLNDQVTNRKSVSHINAGYAPLLFWDGRATGQFRDPVTNNVIINAGAALESQVLGPAVSTSEMAHNGRDWNDVASRVAASKPLALSPSIPASLNTWMGGRSYQDLFLETFGTTEITPTRIALAIGAYERSLYSDQTPLDLANAGIAPLTQQEQNGRNIFVVSSCAVCHAGNLMTDNSFRYIGVRPQNDDLGRFAVTGNNGDRGSFRVPSLRNVSLRGSFFHNGQFTTLEQVVAFYNRGGDFNAPNKPLNLIRPLGLNGQQQADLVAFLRRPMTDIRVNAETGAFDRPALYMGSSRMPAITGTGRSGSGGFTPQIKAISPPLVGNPNFVVSVSGAIGNANAVLVIDSVDPGAGSSIPTAGSLARVVSTTQNTGSGNGWTSVSVAIPDNQAIVGQTFFARWYVADPGAANGFSVSQAARFTVFGEATTNVNRAAHVDFDGDQKTDISIFRPSNGEWWYTRSGDSQSLALQFGSPGDVIVPADYTGDGKTDIAVWRQSTSDWLVLRSEDNSYFSVPFGQIGDVTVPGDYDADGRADIAIFRPSAGTWFIQATTEGSVIRQFGLAGDLPQVGDYDGDGRADLAIFRPSNGQWWLNRSVAGTIAMQFGSATDRPVAQDFTGDGKTDVAFFRPSSGEWFVLRSEDASYYSVPFGISTDSPAPGDYDGDGKADTAVFRAATGTWYINRSTQGMLITTFGSDGDLAAPSAYVR from the coding sequence ATGAGAAGACTTAAATGGGGTGTTTGCTCCGCATTTATACTTGGGTTCGTAGGCTTACAGCTCTATTCAACAGATGTGATCTCCGGCCAGGCCGGTTCCCTTTCGGCACCGACGGGCGTTACGGCGACCGACAATATATACAGCAACAAGGTCGGAATTTCGTGGGACACGATCCGGGGAGCGACGAACTATAGGATATTCAGAAACACCACCAACAACTCCGGAAGTGCCACCGACATTGGCACGACGCCGGAAAATACTTTCTTCGATATCGGAGCCCCACCGAACACGACATTCTTCTATTGGGTGAGAGCTGAAAACAGTACCACGACAAGTGCTATGAGCAGCTCGGATCAGGGTGTACGTACCGGAACGCAGCAGCAGGGACCTATTCCGGCACTTGAGCCGCCGCCTGTTCCTCCGGGCAACCCTGCCACGGCGGCAAAGACGTATCTGGGCAAGGTCCTGTTTTGGGACGAGCAGCTATCATCAACACGAACGGTTTCCTGTGGAACCTGTCATCATGCAGCAAACGGCGGGACCGATCCGCGCTCTGTTCCGGCCACCAGCACCTCGACACATCCGGGCGTGGATAATATTCTCGGGACTCCCGATGATGTCCGAGGATCGGCCGGCGTGCCGTCGTCAAATCCGGATGGAACATACGTAAGTCTCCCGATCTATGGCCTCAACGATCAGGTCACCAATAGAAAATCTGTATCACACATCAACGCCGGCTATGCACCGCTGTTGTTTTGGGATGGGCGGGCGACGGGCCAATTTCGAGATCCGGTAACAAATAACGTGATCATCAATGCAGGTGCCGCACTTGAAAGTCAGGTTCTTGGACCTGCTGTTTCGACCTCTGAAATGGCACACAACGGCCGTGACTGGAATGATGTTGCGAGTCGGGTAGCCGCTTCGAAGCCGCTGGCTCTGTCACCTTCGATTCCTGCGTCCTTGAACACCTGGATGGGCGGCAGAAGCTACCAAGATCTTTTCCTTGAAACATTCGGGACTACTGAGATCACCCCGACCCGCATCGCTCTAGCGATAGGCGCCTACGAACGATCGCTATACAGTGACCAAACTCCACTCGATCTGGCGAATGCGGGCATCGCACCGCTAACACAGCAGGAACAGAACGGGCGTAACATCTTTGTGGTCAGCAGTTGTGCCGTTTGTCACGCAGGAAATCTGATGACGGACAATTCATTTCGATATATTGGAGTGCGTCCTCAGAATGATGATCTTGGACGCTTCGCGGTAACGGGAAATAACGGTGATCGAGGCTCATTCCGCGTTCCAAGCCTGAGGAATGTTTCGCTTCGCGGGTCGTTTTTCCACAACGGGCAGTTCACTACGCTCGAACAAGTTGTCGCATTTTACAATCGAGGCGGCGATTTTAACGCTCCGAATAAGCCACTTAATCTCATAAGGCCTTTGGGTCTAAATGGACAGCAGCAGGCTGATCTCGTAGCATTTCTGAGACGGCCAATGACCGACATTCGCGTCAACGCTGAAACCGGCGCGTTCGACCGCCCGGCACTGTATATGGGCTCGAGCCGAATGCCGGCCATAACCGGAACCGGCCGATCTGGCTCCGGCGGTTTCACGCCGCAGATCAAAGCCATTTCGCCGCCGCTCGTTGGAAATCCGAATTTTGTAGTGTCAGTGTCCGGAGCGATCGGTAATGCGAACGCTGTACTCGTTATCGATTCCGTTGATCCCGGTGCAGGCTCAAGCATTCCAACCGCCGGTTCGCTTGCCCGCGTAGTGTCTACAACGCAGAACACGGGTAGCGGTAACGGTTGGACTTCGGTTAGCGTTGCGATCCCGGATAACCAAGCAATTGTAGGACAGACCTTTTTTGCCCGCTGGTATGTCGCGGACCCTGGAGCTGCAAACGGATTTTCGGTATCGCAGGCTGCGAGGTTCACTGTCTTTGGCGAAGCCACAACAAACGTCAATAGAGCTGCTCATGTTGATTTTGATGGCGACCAAAAGACCGACATTTCGATCTTTCGTCCGTCCAACGGTGAATGGTGGTATACGCGCAGCGGCGACAGCCAATCCCTGGCTCTTCAGTTCGGATCACCAGGTGACGTGATCGTCCCTGCTGACTACACCGGCGACGGAAAGACCGACATTGCGGTTTGGCGACAGTCGACGAGCGATTGGCTGGTCCTTCGCAGCGAGGATAATAGCTACTTTTCGGTTCCCTTCGGGCAGATCGGCGATGTCACGGTTCCGGGCGATTACGATGCCGACGGCCGTGCGGATATCGCAATATTCAGGCCCTCGGCAGGCACTTGGTTTATTCAGGCAACCACCGAAGGATCGGTGATAAGACAGTTCGGTCTGGCCGGCGACCTGCCGCAAGTTGGCGACTATGATGGAGATGGACGAGCCGATCTCGCAATATTTCGGCCATCTAACGGTCAGTGGTGGTTGAATCGATCGGTGGCCGGAACGATAGCAATGCAATTTGGCTCTGCCACAGACAGACCTGTCGCTCAGGACTTCACGGGCGACGGAAAAACGGATGTGGCGTTCTTCAGACCCTCGAGCGGCGAGTGGTTCGTTTTGAGGAGCGAAGATGCGAGTTATTACTCGGTACCTTTTGGCATCTCGACCGACTCTCCCGCACCGGGTGACTATGACGGTGACGGCAAAGCTGACACCGCTGTATTCCGGGCAGCAACCGGCACCTGGTACATCAACCGTTCAACTCAGGGAATGCTGATCACTACATTCGGTAGTGATGGCGACCTGGCGGCACCTTCGGCCTACGTTCGCTAG
- a CDS encoding RNA polymerase sigma factor, translating to MFEEVINISLQREAQLPTIEFADDAPITDERLVQMTLAGDETAFAEIFERYKRPMTKVVARYFRERSEIEEFVQQCFTKAYFSLKNFRGGEDRSFAAWMTRIAVNVCYDEFRRRGRKGESLFSEMSDAENDYVTSVIDGREPTADRSIIASQLAERVLSSLDPKDRIAMTLVYSEDYSLGEAADAIGITTSNLKSRLFRCRNQIRTRFGHLFR from the coding sequence ATGTTCGAAGAGGTTATAAACATCAGCTTGCAGAGAGAGGCTCAATTACCGACGATCGAGTTTGCAGACGATGCGCCAATAACTGATGAGCGCCTGGTCCAAATGACCCTCGCGGGTGATGAGACCGCATTTGCTGAGATATTTGAAAGATACAAAAGACCGATGACGAAAGTGGTCGCCCGCTATTTTCGGGAGCGTAGCGAGATCGAGGAGTTCGTTCAGCAGTGCTTTACGAAAGCGTACTTTTCGCTCAAGAACTTCCGCGGCGGTGAGGACCGTTCGTTTGCAGCTTGGATGACACGCATCGCTGTAAATGTCTGCTACGACGAGTTCCGACGCCGGGGACGAAAGGGCGAAAGCCTCTTCTCAGAAATGAGCGACGCTGAGAACGATTATGTAACTTCGGTCATTGACGGTCGCGAGCCAACGGCCGACAGATCGATTATCGCCTCGCAGTTGGCTGAACGGGTACTTTCATCGTTGGACCCAAAGGATCGAATAGCGATGACATTGGTCTATTCAGAAGACTATTCTCTCGGTGAAGCAGCCGACGCAATTGGGATCACAACAAGTAATCTCAAATCGAGGCTGTTCAGATGCAGAAATCAGATAAGAACAAGGTTCGGGCACTTATTCAGATAG
- the rsmA gene encoding ribosomal RNA small subunit methyltransferase A — MSHSKNKPFAKRSLGQNFLVDETVVGNIVSELQLNVGDTLIEIGPGRGALTEKLVATGAKVIAIEIDRNFVPSLRAQFHFDRNFSVIEADVLNVGITEIVTDSDRGSVKLVGNLPYNISTAILERAALERNIFSRAVFMFQREVVDRISAKPGMSERGYFTVLVESSFEVTRLFDVAPEAFSPRPKVWSSVVKLSPKPPSAADEPAFRKLVSAAFAQKRKTILNNLKSVVIDAETTLKEAAIDPRRRAETLTLDEWLALYLASQEKRPDSLEPPDRLIKRPKRL; from the coding sequence ATGAGCCATAGCAAGAATAAGCCGTTCGCAAAAAGATCGCTCGGACAGAATTTTCTGGTCGATGAAACAGTGGTCGGCAACATCGTTAGCGAGCTTCAGTTGAATGTCGGTGATACGTTGATCGAGATCGGACCGGGCCGCGGAGCGCTGACTGAAAAGCTCGTCGCTACCGGTGCCAAGGTCATTGCTATCGAGATCGACCGAAATTTCGTCCCCTCTCTTCGTGCCCAATTCCATTTTGATAGAAATTTCTCCGTCATCGAAGCTGACGTGTTGAATGTCGGAATTACCGAGATCGTTACCGACTCCGATAGGGGCTCCGTCAAACTGGTCGGTAATCTGCCGTACAACATTTCGACGGCGATCCTCGAACGTGCCGCCTTGGAACGCAATATATTTTCGCGTGCGGTTTTCATGTTTCAGCGGGAGGTCGTTGACCGAATATCGGCGAAGCCCGGTATGAGCGAGCGGGGCTATTTCACCGTGTTAGTAGAATCTTCGTTTGAGGTCACACGTCTGTTTGATGTCGCGCCGGAGGCATTTTCGCCGCGTCCAAAGGTATGGAGTTCCGTCGTCAAGCTCTCTCCTAAGCCGCCGTCAGCAGCGGACGAACCCGCTTTTCGAAAACTCGTCAGCGCTGCGTTCGCTCAGAAGCGAAAGACGATATTAAATAATCTGAAGTCTGTTGTGATCGACGCCGAGACAACCTTAAAAGAGGCCGCGATCGACCCTCGCCGACGGGCTGAGACACTAACATTAGACGAATGGCTGGCGCTTTATTTGGCCTCACAAGAAAAACGGCCGGACAGTTTGGAACCGCCCGACCGTCTGATCAAAAGACCTAAGCGTCTCTAG
- a CDS encoding TerC family protein, translating into MSLFPFAEYWWFYGLFTFFVLLMLALDLGVFHRKAHEVSFKEASIWSVVWVSLALIFNFVLYRYALWKFPQDERLISDPSFVPDIAAWNVSLEFLTGYIVEKSLSIDNIFIFVMVFAYFAIPTKYQHRVLFYGILGALVFRGIFIAMGSALMEFHWVIYLFGAFLIVTGIKMFFASNEEIEPEKNFLIRIFKKFMPISPKLDGKNFFSMIDGKWHATPMFIALLFLEATDIIFAVDSVPAIFAITNEPMIVFTSNIFAILGLRSMYFMLAGVIDKFWLIKYGLAIVLVFVGLKMVWLNDMFGGKFPISYSLGFITSVIALSVVFSLLFPKTEVEQVAEE; encoded by the coding sequence ATGTCACTTTTTCCTTTCGCAGAATATTGGTGGTTCTACGGACTATTCACCTTTTTCGTATTGTTAATGCTTGCTCTGGACCTTGGTGTCTTTCACCGAAAAGCTCACGAGGTATCATTCAAAGAAGCTTCGATTTGGAGCGTTGTTTGGGTATCGCTGGCCCTAATTTTCAACTTTGTCTTGTATAGATACGCATTATGGAAATTTCCCCAAGATGAACGTCTGATCTCAGACCCTAGCTTTGTTCCCGACATAGCGGCATGGAATGTGTCACTGGAATTTTTGACTGGCTATATTGTTGAGAAATCGCTCTCAATCGATAACATCTTTATCTTCGTTATGGTCTTCGCGTACTTTGCGATACCTACGAAGTATCAGCATCGCGTGCTGTTTTATGGCATCCTCGGAGCTTTAGTGTTCCGCGGCATCTTTATTGCGATGGGCTCCGCACTCATGGAGTTTCATTGGGTCATATATCTGTTTGGTGCGTTCTTGATAGTGACGGGCATAAAGATGTTCTTCGCCAGTAACGAAGAGATCGAGCCTGAAAAAAACTTTCTCATCAGGATCTTTAAGAAGTTCATGCCTATCTCACCAAAGCTTGACGGGAAGAATTTCTTCTCGATGATCGATGGCAAATGGCACGCGACTCCAATGTTCATTGCTCTTTTGTTCCTCGAGGCAACTGACATCATTTTCGCTGTCGATAGCGTACCGGCGATATTTGCGATCACTAACGAGCCAATGATCGTGTTTACGTCGAATATCTTTGCGATATTAGGATTGCGATCAATGTATTTCATGCTTGCGGGCGTTATAGATAAGTTTTGGCTTATCAAATATGGTCTTGCGATCGTGCTAGTTTTTGTTGGTCTCAAGATGGTTTGGCTAAACGATATGTTTGGCGGCAAGTTCCCCATTTCCTATTCGCTTGGCTTTATCACTTCGGTTATTGCGTTGTCAGTAGTATTTTCTCTGCTCTTTCCAAAGACGGAAGTCGAACAGGTCGCAGAGGAGTAA